In the genome of Pirellulales bacterium, one region contains:
- a CDS encoding choice-of-anchor D domain-containing protein, producing MSLESLETRAMLTTPGTWTLVTGSNPTAAPTGTQAVALLSNGSVLVQQGSDAATNTWFELTPDATGSYVNGTWSTVSSSNVARLFFPSALLQNGNLFVVGGEYSDPNSDNNDTNTAEIFNPYVGTGGTWTNIPSDPTPDSSLGDDPIEVLPDGNVLTGWLNGPQTYIYNPTTNTWSSGGTKLYDDPSAEETWVKLPDGSILSYDITSTINGGVFQAQRYIPATNTWVDASSMNPADPATILSSTNVGYELGPGFLMTNGNVILFGATGTTDIYDPTTNQWSAGPNEPTVSINGQQTQLVATDDPGAEMVNGDILISLSPLGNSTGGEYSFPNGTYIFEFNPTTNTYTDVTPASVAFANLFGNPPGENAYQLNMLDLPNGQVLLANELGPMEVYTPVGSPQTSWQPVITGIGFNGGNTYTLTGTQLNGLDEGAVYGDDNAMDTNYPIVQLTSPTGTIIYAETYDWSSTGVATGGLEESVKFTVPTTLTAGIYTVTESANGISSTNTVDLPPGMEVFGNGHSIPYNETTTSTTNDTNFGSIYASGGTAFETYTITNYSTIATLDISSISVVPVGTLTGFSVSTPPASDTLAPGQSTTFTVEFAPTLAGAVTGKVEIFSNDGADPEPFVFNVSGTALAPFAAMAVEGDGQTISYNESSPSTTNATSFGSALDNGGTVIETYTILSNGGALPLTIAGVTIVPVSGSGGFTVSAQPASLDVPTGQSTTFTVQFAPIGPGPVVADVEIASDDSSHPDPFVFEVSGTGVNPPPAIVASIDNSNPTGFSTTGSWSTYSAGVNGSELYALPGNGSSQADYTFTGLAPGQYEILGTWAPLQNAASNTSFTFYDSGKPVGATIANQSVAPNGASVAGWQILGIVDITSSTLRVAITNNAGGDVIADSIEIGPLPGVVVKYPELGVSDNLTGVATNATPETANGTDFGSTPVGFGDVVHTFTLTNYGLATLTFGSTPVRAVGSSFTIVSQPAVTSLAPGASTTFQVAFSPTATGLQTGSVAIVTNDPDYPSAFELFLQGTGTTPTAVQDTAAALVGTWTQNSTGFGGTDHAAPAGTGTSTATFSFSGLTAGSYLVYTTWPASSSLASNAPFTLYNGSTAVGTIAVNEKVAPNGPTYSGTTFQLLGTVNVTGTSLKVVLSNKANGTVAADAVVIVPIVATSTQSIALTGDGVAIANNNGAESASNGTNFGETIAPGGSITETYTISNSGGQTLTLTGAAPVTVSGTGFSLVSQPAVDSLAPGASVTFQVKFAPTTPGVVNGAITIASNDPVAPSFKINITGDGITAGEIGVSGNSVAIAPGGTPQIANGTNFGSVTENTPAAAVTETYTITNNGQSTLTLTGVTPVSITGAGFSVVSQPASDSLAPGASTTFQIKFAPTSVGLQTGTVTILSSDPQLGTFTFNIQGTGLTSTTATPTIIDDSGSGFSLAGTWSTTKFGFDSGEHYAKAAPGVGGSQATWSFAGLTTGVYMIYATWSTVNAPATIATNSPFTLYNGNTSVGTVSVDQQLLPSGSSFSNTAFQYLGTVTVTGTLLRVTLNNNANGIVLADAIAIVKAPSGDLSITKTDNDGGSSITAAVGSAIPGDTITYTIKVANSGPSAANGATVADTFPAGILSDTYTVATTGGAVDLTHAASGSGNIADTVDLPSGATITYTVTATVNPSATGSLANTATVTDPAGFVDANPANNTATDTDTLTPNVDLTIAKTDNDGGSSVTPTTGTAAPGAAITYTITVTNTGPSNAVGATVADAILTNPDFASDTFTAVGTTGASGFTASGSGNIDDTASLAAGSSITYTVVADISSSATGTLSNMATVAAGSGETAVPASVLSATDTDNLVPTVVLTITKTDNDGGSSVTDAIGNASAGGTITYTITVTNSGPSNAVGMIVADPLTTNADFTSVSYTAVGTAGAAGFTASGSGNIDDTVNLAAGSSITYTVMADISATATGTISNFATIAAGAGETLGAGSITTATDNDVIPTTVTLTITKTDDDGGSSVTPATGAAAPGSVITYTITVSNTGASNAVGAVVADTLTTNTDLTSDTFTAVGTAGATGFTASSSGDIDDTVNLAAGSTITYTVVADISSSASGTLSNTATVAAGTGDVLSNTSVPSAIDTDTLSPTVDLVITKTDSDGGSSVTNATGSASPGTVITYTITVTNTGTTAVTGATVADLLATNTDISTDTYTAVGTTGATGFTASGTGSINDTVALAAGSTITYTVAADIAASATGTLTNSATVAPPAGESLGAGSVGTAAVNDTLTPTVILTIAKSDNDGGSSTTNTTGAATPGTQITYTVTVTNFGPSNAVGALISDPLTSNLDFTAETYAAVGTAGATGFTASGTGNISDTVDLAAGSSITYTVTATISDTATGTLSNTTTVAAGSGETLGSGSLVSATDSDTL from the coding sequence TTGAGTCTCGAATCGCTGGAAACGCGGGCGATGCTCACCACGCCCGGCACCTGGACGCTCGTCACAGGCTCGAATCCCACGGCGGCCCCGACCGGCACGCAGGCCGTTGCGCTATTGTCCAACGGCAGCGTCTTGGTCCAGCAAGGGAGCGATGCGGCGACCAACACGTGGTTCGAGTTGACGCCCGATGCGACGGGCAGCTATGTCAACGGCACGTGGTCGACGGTTTCGAGTTCGAACGTCGCCCGGCTCTTCTTTCCTTCCGCGCTGTTGCAGAATGGCAATCTATTTGTCGTTGGCGGAGAGTATTCCGACCCGAATAGCGACAACAATGACACGAATACGGCGGAGATCTTCAATCCGTATGTCGGCACTGGGGGCACGTGGACCAATATACCGAGTGATCCGACTCCGGACAGCTCGCTCGGCGACGATCCGATCGAAGTGCTTCCCGACGGAAACGTGCTGACCGGATGGCTAAACGGTCCGCAAACTTACATCTATAATCCAACGACGAATACATGGTCCAGCGGCGGCACGAAGCTCTACGACGACCCGAGCGCCGAAGAAACCTGGGTTAAGCTGCCCGACGGAAGCATTCTGTCGTACGACATCACGTCGACGATCAACGGCGGCGTATTTCAGGCCCAGCGGTACATCCCCGCGACGAACACCTGGGTCGACGCCAGTTCGATGAACCCGGCCGACCCGGCGACCATTCTCAGCTCGACGAATGTCGGCTACGAGCTCGGTCCGGGGTTCTTGATGACCAACGGGAATGTGATTCTGTTCGGAGCGACCGGCACGACGGACATTTACGATCCCACGACAAACCAATGGTCGGCCGGACCCAACGAGCCGACCGTATCGATCAACGGCCAGCAAACGCAACTCGTCGCCACCGACGATCCCGGAGCGGAGATGGTCAATGGCGACATCCTTATTTCGCTGTCGCCCCTGGGGAATTCGACCGGCGGAGAATACAGCTTCCCGAACGGGACGTACATCTTCGAATTCAATCCCACCACGAACACGTATACCGACGTCACTCCGGCGTCGGTTGCGTTTGCCAACCTATTTGGCAACCCTCCCGGTGAAAACGCCTACCAGTTGAACATGCTCGACTTGCCGAACGGGCAAGTGCTGCTGGCGAATGAACTCGGTCCGATGGAAGTCTACACGCCGGTCGGCAGCCCGCAGACTTCGTGGCAACCGGTGATCACCGGCATCGGCTTCAACGGCGGAAACACCTACACGCTGACCGGCACACAGCTAAATGGCCTCGACGAAGGGGCCGTCTATGGCGACGACAACGCCATGGACACCAACTATCCGATCGTGCAGCTCACCAGCCCGACCGGCACGATTATTTACGCCGAGACCTACGACTGGAGCAGCACGGGCGTGGCGACGGGCGGCCTCGAAGAGAGCGTCAAATTCACCGTGCCCACAACGCTGACGGCCGGCATTTATACGGTCACGGAGAGCGCCAACGGCATTTCCTCGACCAACACCGTGGATCTGCCGCCGGGCATGGAAGTGTTCGGCAACGGCCATTCGATTCCCTACAACGAAACGACCACCAGCACCACCAACGACACCAATTTCGGCAGCATTTACGCCTCCGGCGGCACCGCCTTCGAAACCTACACGATCACCAACTACAGCACCATCGCCACGCTCGATATCTCGTCGATCAGCGTCGTGCCGGTGGGCACTTTGACCGGCTTTAGCGTTTCGACGCCGCCGGCCAGCGACACCTTGGCTCCGGGCCAATCGACGACATTTACGGTCGAATTCGCACCCACCTTGGCCGGCGCGGTCACCGGGAAAGTGGAAATCTTCTCCAACGACGGCGCCGATCCCGAGCCGTTCGTCTTCAACGTGTCGGGCACGGCCCTGGCCCCATTCGCCGCAATGGCAGTGGAAGGCGATGGCCAGACGATCAGCTACAACGAATCCTCGCCATCCACGACCAACGCCACCAGCTTCGGCAGCGCGCTCGACAACGGCGGCACCGTTATCGAAACCTACACGATCCTGAGCAACGGCGGGGCCCTGCCGTTGACGATCGCCGGCGTGACAATCGTGCCGGTGAGCGGCAGCGGTGGGTTCACGGTGTCGGCGCAGCCCGCTAGCCTCGACGTTCCCACAGGACAATCGACGACGTTTACGGTTCAATTCGCGCCGATCGGGCCGGGGCCGGTCGTGGCCGATGTGGAGATCGCCAGCGACGACTCATCGCATCCAGACCCATTCGTGTTCGAGGTGAGCGGCACGGGCGTGAATCCACCGCCGGCGATCGTCGCGTCGATCGACAACAGCAATCCGACCGGCTTCAGCACGACCGGAAGCTGGAGCACCTATTCGGCCGGCGTCAACGGCAGCGAACTGTATGCCCTTCCCGGAAACGGCTCTTCGCAAGCCGATTACACGTTCACCGGCCTCGCGCCCGGGCAATACGAAATCCTCGGCACCTGGGCGCCGCTCCAGAATGCGGCCAGCAACACATCGTTCACGTTCTACGATTCCGGCAAACCGGTCGGGGCCACGATCGCCAATCAAAGCGTCGCGCCCAATGGAGCGTCGGTTGCGGGTTGGCAGATCCTCGGCATCGTGGACATCACGTCGAGCACGCTCCGCGTCGCGATCACCAACAATGCCGGCGGCGATGTGATTGCGGATTCGATTGAAATCGGCCCGTTGCCGGGCGTCGTCGTGAAATATCCGGAATTGGGCGTCAGCGACAATCTAACTGGAGTCGCGACGAATGCCACGCCGGAAACCGCCAACGGCACCGACTTCGGCTCGACGCCCGTCGGATTCGGCGACGTCGTCCACACATTTACGCTCACCAACTACGGCCTCGCCACGCTCACCTTCGGAAGCACGCCGGTGCGGGCGGTCGGCTCGAGCTTTACGATCGTCAGCCAGCCGGCGGTTACTTCGCTGGCGCCGGGCGCATCGACGACTTTCCAAGTTGCCTTCTCGCCGACCGCCACGGGCCTGCAAACCGGCTCGGTGGCCATCGTCACCAACGATCCCGATTATCCCAGCGCCTTCGAGCTCTTCCTGCAAGGCACGGGCACGACGCCGACGGCGGTTCAAGACACGGCCGCAGCGCTGGTGGGAACGTGGACGCAGAATTCCACCGGCTTCGGCGGCACGGATCACGCCGCCCCCGCCGGCACCGGCACATCCACCGCGACCTTCAGCTTTAGCGGTCTCACGGCGGGCAGTTACCTGGTGTATACGACCTGGCCAGCTTCATCCAGTCTGGCCAGCAACGCGCCCTTCACGCTCTACAACGGCAGCACCGCCGTCGGCACGATTGCGGTGAATGAAAAGGTCGCCCCCAACGGCCCGACCTATTCCGGCACGACGTTCCAATTGCTCGGCACCGTCAACGTCACCGGCACTTCGCTCAAGGTGGTGCTCAGCAACAAGGCCAACGGCACCGTGGCCGCCGATGCGGTGGTGATCGTGCCCATCGTCGCGACCTCGACTCAATCGATCGCGCTGACGGGCGACGGAGTAGCCATCGCCAACAACAACGGCGCCGAATCGGCGTCCAACGGCACCAACTTCGGCGAAACGATCGCTCCGGGCGGAAGCATCACCGAAACCTACACGATCAGCAACTCGGGGGGCCAGACGCTCACCCTAACGGGCGCCGCGCCGGTGACGGTGAGCGGCACGGGCTTCTCGCTCGTGAGCCAGCCTGCGGTGGATTCTCTGGCGCCCGGCGCTTCGGTCACGTTCCAGGTAAAGTTCGCTCCGACGACTCCGGGCGTGGTCAACGGGGCGATAACAATCGCCAGCAACGATCCGGTCGCGCCGAGTTTCAAGATCAATATCACGGGCGATGGCATCACGGCCGGCGAGATCGGCGTCAGCGGCAATTCGGTGGCAATCGCCCCGGGCGGAACTCCCCAAATCGCCAACGGCACGAATTTCGGCTCGGTAACCGAAAACACTCCCGCCGCCGCGGTCACCGAAACCTATACGATCACCAACAATGGCCAATCCACCTTGACGCTGACCGGCGTCACTCCGGTTTCCATAACCGGCGCCGGCTTCAGCGTCGTGAGCCAACCGGCGAGCGACTCGCTGGCCCCCGGCGCGAGCACGACGTTCCAAATCAAGTTCGCGCCCACGAGTGTCGGCCTGCAAACCGGCACGGTGACCATTCTCAGCAGCGATCCGCAACTCGGCACGTTCACGTTCAATATCCAAGGCACCGGGCTGACATCGACCACCGCGACGCCGACGATCATCGACGACAGCGGAAGCGGCTTCTCGCTCGCCGGCACCTGGAGCACGACGAAATTCGGCTTCGACAGCGGCGAACATTACGCCAAGGCGGCGCCGGGCGTCGGCGGTTCGCAAGCCACGTGGTCGTTTGCCGGCCTGACGACGGGCGTCTACATGATTTACGCCACTTGGTCGACCGTGAACGCGCCGGCGACGATCGCCACCAATAGCCCCTTCACGCTTTACAACGGCAACACGTCGGTCGGCACCGTTTCGGTCGATCAGCAGTTATTGCCGAGCGGCAGCTCGTTCTCCAACACGGCCTTCCAATACCTCGGCACCGTTACGGTCACCGGCACGCTGCTTCGCGTCACGCTCAACAACAATGCCAACGGCATCGTGTTGGCCGACGCGATTGCGATCGTCAAAGCTCCCAGCGGCGATCTCTCGATCACCAAGACCGACAACGACGGCGGCTCGAGCATCACCGCCGCTGTCGGCTCGGCGATTCCCGGCGATACCATCACCTATACGATCAAGGTCGCCAATTCGGGCCCCAGCGCCGCGAACGGCGCCACGGTCGCCGATACATTCCCCGCCGGCATTTTGTCGGACACCTATACCGTCGCCACCACCGGTGGCGCGGTCGATCTGACTCACGCCGCCAGCGGCAGCGGCAACATCGCCGACACGGTGGATCTCCCTTCGGGCGCCACGATCACCTACACCGTCACCGCCACCGTCAACCCGTCCGCAACCGGTTCGCTGGCGAACACGGCCACCGTCACTGATCCCGCGGGCTTCGTCGACGCGAACCCGGCGAACAACACCGCCACCGACACCGACACCCTCACGCCCAACGTCGATCTGACGATTGCCAAGACCGACAACGACGGCGGCTCGAGCGTCACGCCGACGACCGGCACCGCCGCCCCCGGCGCCGCGATCACCTACACGATCACGGTCACGAACACCGGGCCGAGCAACGCCGTCGGCGCGACCGTCGCCGACGCGATTTTGACGAACCCCGATTTCGCAAGCGACACGTTTACCGCCGTCGGCACAACCGGCGCTAGCGGCTTTACGGCCAGCGGCAGCGGCAATATCGACGATACGGCGAGTCTCGCCGCCGGCAGCAGCATCACCTACACCGTCGTCGCCGATATCAGTTCGAGCGCCACCGGCACGCTTTCCAATATGGCCACGGTGGCTGCGGGCAGCGGCGAAACCGCCGTTCCCGCCTCGGTCTTGAGCGCCACCGATACCGACAATCTCGTGCCCACCGTTGTGCTGACGATCACCAAGACCGACAACGACGGCGGCTCGAGCGTCACCGACGCGATCGGCAACGCCTCGGCCGGCGGAACAATCACCTACACGATCACCGTGACCAACTCCGGTCCGAGCAATGCCGTCGGTATGATCGTCGCCGATCCGCTGACCACGAATGCCGACTTCACGAGCGTCTCATACACCGCCGTCGGCACGGCCGGCGCCGCCGGCTTCACCGCCAGCGGCAGCGGCAATATCGACGACACCGTGAATCTCGCCGCCGGCAGCAGCATCACCTACACCGTGATGGCCGATATCAGCGCCACCGCCACCGGAACGATCAGCAACTTCGCCACGATCGCGGCAGGCGCCGGCGAAACGCTCGGCGCCGGTTCTATCACCACCGCGACCGACAACGACGTCATCCCGACGACCGTCACGCTGACGATCACCAAGACCGACGACGACGGCGGTTCGAGCGTCACGCCCGCCACCGGTGCAGCCGCGCCCGGCTCGGTGATCACCTACACGATCACCGTTAGCAACACGGGCGCGAGCAATGCCGTGGGCGCCGTTGTCGCCGATACGTTGACCACGAACACCGATCTGACGAGCGACACCTTCACCGCCGTCGGCACGGCCGGCGCCACGGGCTTTACCGCCTCTAGCAGCGGCGACATCGACGACACGGTGAATCTCGCCGCCGGCAGCACCATTACCTACACCGTCGTCGCCGACATCAGCTCGAGCGCAAGCGGAACGCTCAGCAACACCGCTACGGTTGCCGCCGGCACGGGCGATGTGCTGAGCAACACGTCCGTCCCATCGGCGATCGACACCGACACGCTTTCGCCCACGGTCGATCTCGTAATCACCAAAACCGACAGCGACGGTGGATCGAGCGTCACCAACGCCACCGGAAGCGCATCGCCCGGCACGGTAATCACCTACACGATCACGGTCACCAATACGGGCACGACGGCAGTGACCGGTGCGACGGTGGCGGATCTGCTGGCCACGAACACCGACATTTCGACCGACACCTACACCGCCGTCGGCACGACGGGAGCCACGGGCTTCACGGCCAGCGGAACTGGCAGCATCAACGACACCGTGGCGCTTGCCGCCGGCAGCACGATCACTTACACCGTCGCGGCCGACATCGCGGCCAGCGCCACCGGCACGCTCACCAACTCCGCCACCGTCGCTCCGCCCGCCGGCGAATCGCTCGGCGCCGGCTCGGTCGGCACGGCCGCGGTCAACGACACGCTCACGCCAACCGTCATTCTGACGATCGCCAAGTCCGACAACGACGGCGGCTCGAGCACGACCAACACCACCGGTGCGGCGACTCCGGGCACGCAGATCACCTACACGGTCACGGTCACCAACTTCGGCCCCAGCAACGCCGTGGGTGCTCTGATCAGCGACCCGCTGACCTCGAACCTCGACTTCACGGCTGAAACGTACGCGGCCGTCGGCACGGCCGGGGCAACCGGCTTCACGGCCAGCGGCACCGGCAATATCAGCGACACCGTCGATCTGGCGGCCGGCAGCAGCATCACCTACACCGTCACCGCAACGATCAGCGACACAGCCACCGGCACCCTCAGCAACACAACCACCGTAGCCGCAGGTTCCGGCGAGACGCTCGGCTCCGGCTCGCTCGTCAGCGCCACCGACAGCGACACCCTGTAG
- a CDS encoding deoxyribonuclease IV, whose protein sequence is MPIFGAHQSIAGGYYKAVEAAARCGCQCVQLFTKNNNQWRAKPIVDDDVARFRSALAEHKIAHPLSHNSYLINMAAADGPLWKQSVDAFVVELLRAEQLGIPYVVAHPGAYTSTSEAAGLAQIVRALDEVHRQTPALKVQTLLENTAGQGSSLGCRFEHLAAIIGGVGEPERLGVCIDTCHVFAAGYPLAPRKEYLATMREIDRLVGLDRIRAFHLNDSKKPLGSRVDRHAHIGHGAMGLEPFRLLVNDRRFGKIPMYLETPKEADGEFRGEELDRMNLATLRGLIRGEGRGARGE, encoded by the coding sequence ATGCCCATTTTCGGCGCTCATCAATCGATTGCGGGGGGCTATTACAAAGCGGTCGAAGCGGCGGCCCGGTGTGGGTGCCAATGCGTGCAGTTGTTTACGAAGAACAACAATCAATGGCGGGCCAAGCCGATTGTTGATGACGATGTCGCGCGATTTCGCTCTGCGCTGGCCGAACACAAGATTGCGCATCCGCTTTCCCATAATTCTTATCTGATCAATATGGCGGCGGCGGATGGGCCGCTGTGGAAGCAATCGGTCGACGCCTTTGTCGTCGAGCTCTTGCGGGCCGAGCAGTTGGGCATTCCTTATGTCGTCGCCCATCCCGGGGCGTACACGAGCACCAGTGAGGCAGCCGGCCTCGCCCAGATCGTGCGGGCGCTGGATGAAGTACACCGGCAAACGCCCGCGCTGAAAGTGCAGACGCTGCTGGAGAACACGGCCGGGCAGGGTTCGTCGCTCGGTTGCCGCTTCGAGCATTTGGCGGCGATCATCGGCGGTGTGGGCGAGCCCGAACGATTGGGCGTTTGCATCGACACGTGCCATGTGTTTGCCGCCGGCTATCCGCTCGCGCCGCGGAAGGAATATCTGGCCACGATGCGCGAGATCGACCGATTGGTCGGTTTGGATCGCATTCGAGCGTTTCATCTCAACGACAGCAAGAAGCCGCTGGGTTCGCGCGTCGACCGGCATGCGCACATCGGGCACGGCGCGATGGGGCTGGAGCCGTTTCGGCTGCTGGTGAACGACCGGCGGTTCGGCAAGATTCCGATGTATCTGGAAACGCCGAAAGAGGCCGACGGCGAATTTCGCGGCGAGGAGTTGGATCGGATGAATCTGGCGACGTTGCGAGGGCTGATTAGGGGCGAGGGGCGAGGGGCGAGGGGCGAGTGA